Proteins from a single region of Candidatus Tumulicola sp.:
- a CDS encoding POTRA domain-containing protein: protein MCLVAALAIAANPLATPAASQPIVTAINVRGNAHVPTDKIAVVIHSQAGRPLDTKQLAADQAAIVNLGYFSDVRTDIRATPGGVAVTFIVIENPVVSKILFDGNTHVTTEILTALMDTTAGSVLNTNTLRDDVAKINSYYDKLGYTGTRHVANIHIDKEGTLALDVKEGVTITKIDVTGNTVVRTPAILAVMKIKPGTVFSQQAFGDDLLAIGNLYKDLGLQAVVSGDPDEKNPGVLNVAICEARVGAVEIQGNSKTKDYVIRRLLRMKPGELVTDSRVRRDYEAINNTQFFKSVDLGTKPFADKCGYITLVWTVVEQRTGTASVGVSYGGGGQYGQGLSGSISYSESNINGTGNGGSISAQRGSHVSDVSLSFTVPYIKKFKPSSVQVQLFNNVVINQPYPVYKEPGNNPFFTLSPVGGSPTTPLVATPAPGTFSGPCVAGSTPCNNEFANYSSRQAGIALSLGHPVADYTRLSYGVSATRLFQQFTAQGFSQDLLDLRGAVLQPTSTTSGGVAQQSGASNLRSVNAGLIRDSRDDVVNPRSGSTGSVAEEVSIKAFGSNYRFSKTDLDATRFWPVRRHSTLGVHLNFGFSSSYDPSTGAGLPYNDLFSLSDQQLRGTKFVYYGDRQILGQVELRLPITQDRKVGVVFFADTGDAPYVTPIVGATPAPTPTPPSGPHAPFQPAALPQVTYVRAPFRLKTDFGIGIRLTTPLLPQQVRIDLATGKQGSHISFGFGQAF from the coding sequence GTGTGCCTAGTCGCGGCCCTCGCGATCGCGGCGAACCCGCTAGCCACACCAGCCGCAAGCCAGCCGATCGTCACCGCGATCAACGTGCGCGGCAACGCCCACGTACCGACGGACAAGATCGCCGTCGTCATCCATTCCCAAGCCGGCCGGCCCCTCGACACGAAGCAATTGGCGGCCGATCAAGCGGCCATTGTGAATCTCGGTTACTTCTCAGACGTGCGCACCGACATCCGTGCGACGCCCGGCGGCGTGGCCGTCACGTTCATCGTCATCGAGAACCCGGTCGTGTCGAAGATCTTGTTCGACGGCAATACGCACGTCACCACGGAGATCCTCACCGCGCTGATGGACACCACCGCAGGCTCGGTGCTGAACACGAACACTTTGCGCGATGACGTCGCGAAGATCAACTCGTATTACGACAAGCTCGGCTACACCGGCACGCGGCACGTCGCCAACATCCACATCGACAAAGAAGGCACGCTCGCATTGGACGTCAAGGAAGGCGTGACGATCACGAAGATCGACGTGACCGGCAACACCGTCGTGCGCACCCCGGCGATTCTCGCGGTGATGAAGATAAAACCGGGCACCGTGTTCTCGCAGCAAGCCTTCGGCGATGATCTGCTCGCGATCGGGAATCTGTACAAAGATCTCGGACTGCAAGCCGTGGTCAGCGGCGATCCGGACGAAAAGAATCCCGGCGTGCTGAACGTGGCGATCTGCGAGGCGCGTGTCGGCGCCGTCGAGATCCAGGGCAATTCGAAGACCAAAGACTACGTGATCCGGCGCCTGCTGCGCATGAAACCCGGCGAGCTCGTCACCGACTCGCGGGTGCGCCGCGACTACGAGGCGATCAACAACACGCAATTCTTCAAGTCGGTCGACCTCGGCACGAAACCGTTCGCCGACAAGTGCGGTTACATCACGCTGGTCTGGACCGTCGTCGAACAGCGCACCGGAACGGCGAGCGTGGGCGTCAGCTACGGCGGCGGCGGTCAATACGGCCAAGGTCTGTCCGGCAGCATTTCATACTCCGAAAGCAATATCAACGGCACCGGCAACGGCGGCTCGATCAGCGCGCAGCGCGGCTCGCACGTCAGCGATGTCAGTCTGTCGTTCACCGTGCCGTACATCAAGAAGTTCAAGCCGAGTTCGGTCCAGGTGCAGCTCTTCAACAACGTGGTGATCAACCAGCCGTATCCGGTGTACAAGGAGCCGGGCAACAATCCGTTCTTCACGCTGTCGCCGGTCGGCGGCTCGCCCACGACGCCGCTCGTGGCGACGCCTGCGCCGGGAACGTTCAGCGGTCCGTGCGTCGCCGGCAGCACGCCGTGCAACAACGAGTTCGCCAATTACTCTTCACGCCAGGCGGGCATCGCGCTGTCACTTGGTCATCCGGTCGCCGACTACACGCGCCTGAGCTACGGCGTTTCCGCGACGCGGCTCTTCCAACAGTTCACCGCGCAGGGCTTCTCTCAGGACTTGCTGGATCTCCGCGGCGCCGTGTTGCAGCCGACGAGCACGACCAGCGGCGGCGTCGCGCAGCAGTCCGGCGCTTCCAACCTGCGCAGCGTCAATGCGGGGCTGATCCGAGACAGCCGCGACGACGTGGTCAACCCGCGTTCCGGCAGCACGGGTTCGGTCGCAGAAGAGGTATCGATCAAGGCATTCGGCTCCAACTATCGCTTCTCCAAGACCGACCTGGATGCGACGCGCTTTTGGCCGGTGCGCCGGCATTCGACCTTGGGCGTCCATCTCAACTTCGGCTTCTCGAGCAGCTACGATCCGTCGACCGGCGCAGGCCTGCCGTACAACGACCTCTTCAGTCTTTCAGACCAACAGCTGCGCGGCACGAAATTCGTCTACTACGGCGATCGCCAGATCCTCGGCCAAGTGGAATTGCGACTGCCGATCACGCAGGATCGCAAAGTCGGCGTGGTCTTCTTCGCGGACACCGGCGATGCTCCGTACGTCACCCCCATCGTGGGAGCGACGCCTGCGCCCACGCCCACGCCGCCATCCGGGCCGCACGCGCCGTTCCAACCGGCGGCGCTCCCGCAGGTGACGTACGTGCGTGCGCCGTTCCGCCTTAAGACCGACTTCGGCATCGGCATACGCCTCACGACGCCGCTGCTGCCGCAGCAGGTGCGCATCGATCTGGCCACGGGGAAACAAGGGTCGCACATCTCGTTCGGCTTCGGCCAAGCGTTCTAA